The following are encoded in a window of Shewanella psychrotolerans genomic DNA:
- the trpCF gene encoding bifunctional indole-3-glycerol-phosphate synthase TrpC/phosphoribosylanthranilate isomerase TrpF, with amino-acid sequence MSSQAAPTQSNELTKSNVLTKIVATKAAHIAALKDRFPEASLQPKQSDRSLFAALKAPSAGFIFECKKASPSKGLIRKDFNVEAIADVYQHYAAGISVLTDEQFFQGDMDYIPKVRARVTQPILCKDFFVDTYQVKLAAHQGADAILLMLSVLDDEQYLTLAAEANKYQLDMLTEVSNEEELTRAIALNAKIIGINNRNLRDLSTDLATTEALAPHIPADRVVISESGIYNQAQVRRLSPLVDGFLVGSSLMAEDDLDLACRTLIFGHNKVCGMTRSADLQAIADAGAIYAGLIFAQKSPRYITPKQALALTSAQRANGKSLNFVGVFVNEAPQEISDIAKLLDLYAVQLHGNESEYEIDQVRQALNAAGARAQIWKAVAVDIDTESPDSSVAVPVNVDRILFDSRTAQASASQFGGTGQTFNWQLSLPNKTQAMLAGGLTADNAFDASRQGFYGLDFNSGLESKPGIKAADKIAAAFSALRAY; translated from the coding sequence GTGAGTAGTCAAGCAGCGCCAACTCAAAGTAACGAGCTAACAAAAAGTAACGTGCTAACAAAAATCGTCGCAACCAAAGCAGCCCATATCGCGGCGCTAAAAGATCGATTTCCAGAAGCCTCTTTGCAGCCAAAACAATCTGATCGCAGCCTTTTTGCCGCCTTAAAGGCACCGAGTGCTGGTTTTATCTTCGAATGTAAAAAGGCGAGCCCATCGAAAGGGCTGATACGAAAAGATTTTAATGTTGAAGCCATTGCTGACGTCTACCAACATTATGCAGCGGGGATCTCTGTGCTTACCGATGAGCAGTTTTTCCAGGGCGATATGGACTATATCCCCAAGGTGCGGGCTCGAGTAACCCAGCCTATTCTGTGTAAAGACTTTTTTGTCGACACCTATCAAGTGAAACTCGCTGCGCATCAAGGCGCCGATGCCATTTTACTCATGCTGTCGGTTCTCGATGATGAACAGTACCTTACCCTTGCCGCAGAGGCGAATAAGTATCAGCTCGACATGCTCACCGAAGTCAGCAACGAAGAGGAACTGACACGCGCTATCGCCTTAAATGCAAAGATTATCGGCATCAACAACCGAAACCTGCGCGATCTGTCCACCGATTTAGCCACCACAGAAGCGCTTGCGCCCCATATCCCAGCCGATCGGGTTGTGATAAGCGAATCAGGGATCTATAACCAAGCCCAGGTACGTCGCTTGAGCCCGTTAGTCGATGGCTTCTTAGTGGGCAGCTCGTTAATGGCTGAAGACGACTTAGATTTGGCTTGTCGCACCTTAATTTTTGGCCACAACAAGGTGTGTGGTATGACACGCAGCGCCGATCTGCAAGCGATTGCCGACGCAGGTGCGATCTACGCAGGGCTTATTTTTGCGCAGAAGTCGCCGCGTTATATCACGCCTAAGCAGGCTTTAGCATTGACAAGCGCCCAGCGCGCCAACGGTAAATCCCTTAACTTTGTTGGGGTGTTTGTCAATGAAGCGCCGCAGGAGATCAGCGATATCGCAAAATTACTCGACTTATATGCAGTGCAGCTGCATGGCAACGAATCAGAATATGAGATAGACCAAGTGCGACAAGCTCTCAATGCTGCCGGGGCTCGAGCACAGATTTGGAAAGCCGTTGCCGTCGACATCGATACAGAATCACCCGACTCTAGTGTCGCGGTTCCAGTAAATGTGGATCGCATCCTATTTGACAGCAGAACAGCTCAAGCAAGTGCAAGCCAATTTGGAGGCACAGGGCAAACATTTAACTGGCAATTGTCATTGCCAAACAAGACACAAGCCATGTTGGCTGGCGGCCTAACCGCTGACAATGCCTTTGATGCCAGTAGACAAGGATTCTACGGCCTGGACTTTAACTCTGGACTAGAGAGTAAGCCGGGTATCAAAGCCGCAGACAAAATAGCCGCCGCATTTAGCGCTCTTAGAGCCTATTGA
- a CDS encoding segregation and condensation protein A, which translates to MQGTQKSLPLAVIRGEVVKQLPADLFIPPEALEVFLESFEGPLDLLLYLIRKQKLDVVELAISPVTDQYLVYIELLQGARVELAADYLVMAATLAEIKSRLLLPKPEAEEDEEDDPRAQLIRQLKAYEVIKEAQQRLDELPRLERDIFQAKAMPASDIKPIIVPPSVSLFELAGAFAAVLKRVEATEHHHVRRETLSTRERMIQILAMLEGKSYVPFEQLFDVSEGRAGVVVSFLALMELVKELLVDLIQAEPLSTIHVRAY; encoded by the coding sequence ATGCAGGGTACACAGAAAAGTTTACCTTTAGCCGTAATACGAGGTGAAGTGGTAAAGCAGTTACCCGCTGATCTTTTCATTCCTCCTGAAGCGCTTGAAGTATTTCTTGAATCTTTTGAAGGCCCGCTCGATCTGCTGCTTTATCTTATTCGTAAGCAAAAACTTGATGTCGTCGAGCTCGCCATCTCTCCGGTAACGGATCAGTATCTTGTGTATATTGAGCTATTACAGGGCGCGCGCGTTGAGCTAGCGGCTGATTATTTGGTCATGGCGGCGACATTAGCTGAGATTAAGTCAAGGCTGTTGTTACCTAAGCCTGAAGCTGAAGAAGATGAGGAAGATGATCCTCGTGCCCAGCTAATTAGGCAGCTAAAAGCCTATGAAGTAATTAAAGAGGCGCAGCAACGTCTTGATGAATTGCCTCGTTTAGAGCGAGATATTTTTCAAGCAAAAGCGATGCCTGCTTCTGATATTAAGCCAATTATTGTACCTCCCAGTGTTTCTTTGTTTGAGTTAGCGGGTGCATTTGCTGCGGTATTAAAGCGAGTCGAAGCGACTGAACATCATCATGTGAGACGTGAAACGCTATCGACACGCGAACGAATGATACAAATTTTGGCTATGCTAGAAGGTAAGTCTTACGTGCCTTTTGAACAGCTTTTCGATGTGAGCGAAGGAAGAGCGGGTGTCGTGGTCAGCTTTTTGGCATTAATGGAATTGGTCAAAGAATTACTGGTGGATCTGATCCAGGCTGAGCCTCTGTCGACCATTCATGTAAGGGCTTATTGA
- a CDS encoding L-threonylcarbamoyladenylate synthase, with the protein MSQFFYVHEENPQTRLINQAVNVIKQGGVVVYPTDSGYALGCLLGEKDAMTRIARIRQIDNDHNFSLMVRDQSELATYARVDNQAYRVLKNNTPGPFTFIFKASKEVPKRLQNPKKKTIGIRVPDNIIALALLEALDAPLMSTSLILPGEEFTESDPEHIRDILEHQVDVIIHGGYLGQKPTTVIDLSEGDIDILREGAGDVSQFV; encoded by the coding sequence ATGAGTCAGTTTTTTTATGTACATGAGGAAAATCCTCAAACCCGTTTGATTAATCAAGCGGTCAATGTGATCAAGCAGGGCGGCGTTGTGGTTTATCCCACAGATTCTGGCTATGCACTAGGTTGTTTGCTTGGCGAAAAAGATGCGATGACACGTATCGCTCGAATTCGCCAGATAGATAATGATCATAATTTCTCCTTGATGGTTCGCGATCAGTCTGAGTTAGCTACCTATGCTAGGGTTGATAACCAAGCATACCGTGTGCTTAAGAATAATACCCCAGGACCATTTACCTTCATCTTTAAGGCGAGTAAAGAGGTGCCGAAGCGCCTGCAAAACCCTAAGAAGAAAACCATTGGTATTCGAGTTCCCGATAACATTATAGCCTTGGCATTACTCGAGGCTCTCGATGCCCCCTTGATGTCAACCAGTTTGATCTTGCCCGGTGAAGAGTTTACCGAGTCAGATCCAGAGCATATTCGTGACATATTAGAACACCAAGTGGATGTGATTATTCATGGTGGGTACTTAGGCCAAAAACCGACGACGGTTATCGATCTGTCTGAAGGTGACATCGATATTTTACGCGAAGGTGCAGGGGACGTGAGTCAGTTTGTTTAA
- the rnm gene encoding RNase RNM: protein MTDETLLIDLHSHTTASDGQLTPSELVARALEKGVQMLAITDHDTLAGLDEAHQFNNAQPQPLRLINGTEISTRWNNFDIHIVALNIERSNIVLNEFLCQQRRLREARAMEIGLRLEKAGIAGAYEGAKALADGAALSRGHYARWLADNGYAVNAAAVFKKYLARGKTGYVPNNWSDMASAIEIIHQANGIAVLAHPSGYKLSAKWLKRLVREFKEAGGDAIEVVLGQQTVDDRNNLIALSKLNQLFASLGSDFHFPSGWIELGKNMFQPQGVDWVWQMEKWTETP, encoded by the coding sequence ATGACAGATGAAACGCTTTTAATCGATCTTCACAGCCACACAACGGCATCCGATGGCCAGTTAACGCCTTCGGAGTTAGTTGCCCGAGCACTCGAAAAGGGTGTACAGATGTTGGCTATTACCGATCACGATACGCTCGCAGGATTAGATGAGGCGCACCAATTTAATAATGCTCAGCCTCAACCTCTGCGTTTAATTAACGGTACTGAAATATCAACTCGTTGGAATAACTTTGATATTCATATCGTTGCATTAAATATTGAACGCTCAAATATTGTTCTTAATGAGTTTCTTTGTCAGCAGCGAAGGCTGCGAGAAGCAAGGGCTATGGAGATAGGACTTCGCTTAGAGAAGGCGGGTATTGCTGGTGCGTATGAGGGGGCTAAGGCGTTAGCCGATGGTGCGGCGCTCAGTCGCGGGCATTATGCTCGCTGGTTAGCCGATAATGGTTATGCAGTAAACGCCGCTGCGGTGTTTAAGAAATATCTCGCACGCGGAAAAACAGGTTATGTACCCAACAATTGGTCCGATATGGCGAGTGCAATCGAGATCATTCATCAAGCGAACGGGATTGCCGTATTAGCCCATCCTAGTGGTTACAAGTTGTCGGCTAAGTGGTTGAAGCGCCTAGTGCGAGAGTTTAAAGAGGCGGGTGGTGATGCCATCGAAGTGGTACTCGGGCAGCAAACTGTCGATGACCGTAATAATTTAATTGCGCTGAGTAAGCTCAATCAGTTGTTTGCATCTCTTGGGAGTGATTTTCACTTCCCGAGTGGCTGGATAGAATTAGGTAAAAATATGTTCCAACCCCAAGGTGTTGATTGGGTTTGGCAAATGGAAAAGTGGACGGAAACACCATGA
- the trpB gene encoding tryptophan synthase subunit beta, translating to MTKLDPYFGEYGGMYVPQILMPALKQLESAFIDAQQDDAFQTEFNDLLKNYAGRPTALTLTRNLSPNPLVKIYLKREDLLHGGAHKTNQVLGQALLAKRMGKKEIIAETGAGQHGVATALACALLGLKCKVYMGAKDVERQSPNVFRMKLMGAEVIPVTSGSSTLKDACNEAMRDWSASYDKAHYLLGTAAGPHPFPTIVREFQRMIGEETKRQIIEREGRLPDAVIACVGGGSNAIGMFADFIDEPSVQLIGVEPAGLGIDTPMHGAPLKHGKTGIFFGMKAPLMQDKEGQIEESYSISAGLDFPSVGPQHAHLAATGRATYESATDDEALDAFQLLARCEGIIPALESAHALAYAVKLAKQATEETILVVNLSGRGDKDIFTVADILEQKTSAATQESGNE from the coding sequence ATGACTAAGCTCGATCCCTATTTCGGCGAATACGGTGGTATGTATGTACCGCAAATATTGATGCCTGCGCTAAAGCAATTAGAATCTGCATTTATCGATGCGCAGCAAGATGACGCCTTTCAAACCGAATTTAACGACCTACTCAAAAACTATGCGGGTCGTCCAACGGCATTAACCTTGACTCGTAACTTAAGCCCTAACCCGCTGGTAAAAATCTACCTGAAACGAGAAGACTTACTCCACGGCGGCGCCCATAAAACGAACCAAGTGTTAGGCCAAGCCTTACTCGCTAAACGTATGGGTAAGAAAGAGATCATCGCCGAAACCGGTGCAGGTCAACATGGGGTCGCTACGGCACTAGCCTGCGCCTTATTGGGACTAAAATGTAAAGTCTACATGGGCGCGAAAGATGTCGAACGCCAATCGCCTAACGTATTTAGAATGAAGTTAATGGGCGCCGAAGTTATCCCGGTAACATCGGGTTCCTCTACCCTAAAAGATGCATGCAACGAAGCGATGCGCGACTGGTCTGCTAGTTACGATAAGGCCCATTATCTGCTGGGCACAGCAGCGGGACCCCATCCCTTCCCGACCATAGTACGTGAATTCCAGCGCATGATAGGTGAGGAAACCAAGCGGCAGATAATAGAACGTGAAGGGCGTCTTCCCGATGCGGTGATCGCCTGTGTCGGTGGCGGCTCCAACGCCATCGGTATGTTTGCCGATTTTATCGATGAACCCTCTGTACAGCTCATTGGCGTAGAACCCGCAGGCCTTGGTATCGACACGCCTATGCATGGCGCGCCGTTAAAGCATGGTAAAACAGGGATTTTCTTTGGCATGAAAGCACCTTTAATGCAGGATAAAGAGGGACAGATTGAAGAATCTTACTCAATCTCTGCTGGACTCGATTTCCCTTCAGTTGGACCACAACACGCCCACCTTGCAGCCACAGGGCGTGCGACCTATGAATCAGCTACCGATGATGAAGCATTAGACGCATTTCAGCTACTGGCCCGATGCGAAGGGATCATTCCAGCACTTGAGTCAGCCCATGCTCTAGCTTATGCCGTTAAACTCGCAAAGCAAGCGACCGAGGAAACCATCTTAGTCGTCAATCTTTCTGGCCGAGGTGACAAAGATATCTTTACCGTCGCAGATATACTCGAACAAAAAACATCAGCAGCAACACAGGAGAGCGGCAATGAGTAA
- the trpD gene encoding anthranilate phosphoribosyltransferase, with product MSDLQAIIDKLYSGQSVSRDEAEQLFSTIIQGEMNEATMAGMLVAMKMRGETIDEISGAADALRAAAKVFPIPSEATRRQGIVDIVGTGGDGHNTINISTTAAFVAAAAGAKVAKHGNRSVSSKSGSSDLLSQFGIDLTMDPEAARDCLDELGLCFLFAPHYHGGVRHAVPVRQALKTRTLFNLLGPLINPARPDYILLGVYSSELVEPIANVLKTLGLKRAMVVHGSGLDEVAVHGDTLVCELKDNEIIQYTLTPVALGVAQASLAELEGGTPAENADITRAILQGQGNRAHRDAVAVNAGCALYISGNCDSPLAGVKLALTTLDSGKAFTLLEQLADASSHQIG from the coding sequence ATGAGCGACCTACAAGCTATTATCGATAAGTTATACTCAGGTCAGAGTGTGAGCCGTGATGAAGCTGAGCAACTTTTTAGTACCATTATTCAAGGTGAAATGAACGAAGCGACGATGGCTGGAATGTTAGTCGCCATGAAAATGCGTGGTGAAACCATTGATGAGATATCGGGCGCAGCCGATGCCCTTCGTGCCGCCGCGAAAGTATTCCCCATTCCCAGTGAAGCGACCCGTCGCCAAGGCATTGTCGACATTGTCGGCACGGGCGGAGATGGCCATAACACCATCAATATCTCAACCACTGCGGCTTTTGTTGCCGCAGCGGCAGGGGCAAAAGTGGCTAAGCATGGCAATCGAAGTGTATCGAGTAAATCTGGCTCTTCAGATCTGTTATCTCAATTTGGCATCGACCTAACTATGGATCCCGAAGCCGCTCGGGATTGTCTAGATGAACTGGGATTATGTTTTCTATTCGCGCCCCATTACCATGGCGGAGTACGTCATGCTGTTCCTGTTCGCCAAGCGTTAAAAACTCGCACCTTGTTTAATCTATTAGGGCCATTAATCAACCCCGCGCGGCCCGACTATATTCTACTTGGGGTCTACAGCAGTGAGTTGGTCGAACCTATCGCGAATGTGCTCAAAACACTCGGCTTAAAACGCGCGATGGTAGTCCACGGCAGTGGCTTAGATGAAGTTGCCGTTCATGGTGATACCTTAGTGTGTGAACTCAAAGATAATGAGATAATCCAATATACGCTCACACCAGTAGCACTAGGAGTTGCTCAAGCTTCATTGGCCGAGCTTGAAGGTGGCACTCCAGCTGAAAATGCGGATATCACTCGCGCCATTTTACAAGGCCAAGGCAATCGGGCACATCGAGATGCGGTAGCCGTTAATGCTGGCTGTGCGCTGTATATTTCAGGCAATTGCGATAGCCCATTAGCGGGTGTAAAACTGGCGTTAACCACCCTCGACAGTGGCAAGGCGTTTACGCTACTTGAGCAGTTAGCCGATGCTAGCAGCCACCAAATTGGATAA
- the rluB gene encoding 23S rRNA pseudouridine(2605) synthase RluB: MSEKLQKVLARAGHGSRREMEAWIAAGRVSIDGEIAKLGDRIEADAKIRIDGRAVSVKSEEDLVCRVIAYHKPEGEICSRKDPEGRPTVFDRLPRTRDSRWVAVGRLDINTSGLLLFTSDGELANRLMHPSHEVEREYAVRTFGEVTDACIQRLRNGVTLEDGPAHFDKVKPAGGEGMNKWWHVSLAEGRNREVRRLWESQEVQVSRLIRIRYGMIELPKSLPRGGWVELPIEEVNYLRKMAGLEDENRTLMGLDKHSVARSKVKSAKIRRAVRKHKTTSGKTPRQRT; this comes from the coding sequence ATGAGTGAAAAATTGCAGAAAGTCTTGGCCCGTGCAGGCCATGGCTCCCGTCGTGAGATGGAGGCATGGATTGCTGCAGGCCGAGTTAGTATTGACGGAGAAATTGCTAAGCTTGGTGATAGAATTGAAGCCGATGCAAAAATTCGTATCGATGGCAGAGCAGTATCGGTTAAGTCTGAAGAAGATTTAGTGTGTCGAGTGATTGCTTATCATAAACCTGAAGGTGAGATTTGCAGTCGTAAAGATCCAGAAGGGCGTCCAACAGTATTTGATCGGTTACCTCGTACCCGCGATTCTCGCTGGGTCGCTGTGGGAAGACTAGATATCAATACCTCTGGGCTATTGCTGTTTACCTCTGACGGTGAACTGGCTAATCGTCTAATGCACCCTTCTCATGAAGTAGAGCGCGAATATGCGGTACGTACTTTTGGTGAAGTGACTGATGCTTGTATTCAACGTCTTCGTAACGGTGTGACGTTAGAAGATGGTCCAGCGCATTTTGACAAGGTCAAACCTGCGGGTGGTGAAGGCATGAATAAGTGGTGGCATGTATCGCTTGCAGAGGGCCGTAATCGTGAAGTTCGTCGTTTATGGGAATCTCAAGAGGTGCAAGTTAGCCGCTTGATCCGTATCCGTTACGGCATGATTGAGCTGCCTAAGTCACTTCCTCGTGGCGGTTGGGTTGAGTTACCTATTGAGGAAGTAAACTACCTTAGAAAGATGGCAGGCCTCGAAGATGAGAATCGTACCTTAATGGGATTAGACAAACACAGTGTTGCCCGTTCAAAGGTCAAGAGCGCCAAGATTCGTCGCGCTGTTCGTAAGCATAAAACCACATCAGGTAAGACACCTCGTCAACGCACTTAG
- the trpA gene encoding tryptophan synthase subunit alpha, which translates to MSNRYQALFAALAAKQQGAFVPFVTLGDPSPELSLKIVDTLVENGADALELGFPFSDPLADGPVIQGANLRSLAAGTTPTLCFEMLTAIRAKYPDLPIGLLLYANLVYANGIDNFYAKAQAAGVDSVLIADVPVEEAEPFIIAAKSHGIAPIFIAPPNADSDTLKLVSEKGEGYTYLLSRAGVTGTESKAGMPISDILTHLKQFNGAPPLLGFGIAEPEQVKAAIDAGAAGAISGSAVVKIIAANKDNETELLSSLGEFTRNMKAAT; encoded by the coding sequence ATGAGTAACCGTTATCAAGCACTATTCGCCGCACTAGCAGCTAAACAGCAAGGCGCATTTGTCCCTTTCGTGACATTGGGCGACCCTAGCCCCGAGCTGTCACTTAAAATAGTTGATACCTTAGTGGAAAATGGCGCCGATGCATTAGAGCTTGGATTCCCCTTCTCCGATCCACTGGCCGATGGGCCAGTGATCCAAGGCGCTAACCTACGCTCACTGGCAGCGGGTACCACTCCGACATTATGCTTCGAAATGTTGACAGCGATCCGTGCCAAGTATCCGGATCTGCCAATTGGCTTATTACTGTACGCCAACTTGGTCTATGCCAATGGCATCGATAATTTTTATGCTAAGGCACAAGCGGCTGGCGTAGACTCAGTGTTGATCGCCGATGTTCCCGTTGAAGAGGCAGAGCCATTTATTATTGCTGCTAAATCCCATGGTATCGCGCCTATCTTTATCGCACCGCCAAATGCCGATAGCGATACGCTTAAACTGGTATCAGAAAAAGGTGAAGGTTATACCTATTTACTTTCACGTGCAGGGGTAACAGGAACCGAATCTAAAGCTGGTATGCCGATTAGTGATATTTTAACGCACTTGAAGCAGTTTAATGGTGCGCCCCCACTGCTCGGATTTGGCATTGCAGAGCCTGAGCAAGTGAAAGCGGCTATCGATGCCGGTGCAGCAGGAGCCATTTCAGGTTCAGCTGTGGTCAAGATAATTGCAGCCAATAAAGATAATGAAACTGAGTTATTGTCCTCCCTAGGTGAGTTCACTCGAAACATGAAAGCGGCCACCTAA
- a CDS encoding aminodeoxychorismate/anthranilate synthase component II, which produces MKLYLLDNFDSFTYNLVDQFRSLGYEVVIYRNDLSANFIADKLLSETEKSALVLSPGPGAPHEAGCLMALIALVAGKVPMLGICLGHQAMVEHFGGKVERANQVVHGKASPTVHNGQGIFTDLPSPLPVARYHSLVATQVPECLAVIATTDEMPMAISHKSYKAIGFQFHPESILTTLGSQLLTQTLTYLTSEEPLLTTNEGAL; this is translated from the coding sequence ATGAAACTCTACCTATTAGATAACTTTGATTCTTTTACCTACAATCTCGTCGATCAGTTTAGAAGCCTTGGCTATGAAGTAGTGATCTACCGTAACGACTTAAGCGCCAATTTTATTGCCGACAAATTACTTAGCGAAACGGAAAAATCGGCCTTAGTGCTGTCGCCCGGCCCAGGCGCTCCCCATGAAGCAGGCTGTTTAATGGCGCTTATCGCACTCGTTGCTGGCAAAGTTCCCATGCTGGGGATCTGCTTAGGTCATCAGGCCATGGTCGAACATTTTGGTGGCAAGGTTGAGCGCGCTAATCAAGTAGTACACGGTAAAGCCAGCCCAACGGTACATAATGGCCAAGGTATTTTTACTGATCTACCGTCCCCCTTACCCGTCGCCCGTTACCACAGCTTAGTCGCGACTCAAGTACCTGAGTGCTTAGCAGTGATAGCGACAACCGATGAGATGCCGATGGCGATTTCCCATAAAAGTTATAAAGCCATAGGTTTTCAGTTTCATCCTGAATCAATTTTAACCACATTAGGTAGTCAGCTATTAACCCAAACGCTGACCTATTTAACCAGCGAAGAACCACTCTTGACCACCAACGAAGGAGCACTGTAA
- the scpB gene encoding SMC-Scp complex subunit ScpB, which translates to MQINPEQLKQLIEASLFVMAKTVSIKQLSESVLVEFNVSRSRIKTALEELQQDYQGRGVELVKVAGGYRFQSIETLSPYLQSLWQEKAPRYSRATLETLAVIAYRQPVTRGDIEFVRGVAVGSHIIKSLSDRHWIKIVGHKEVPGRPALYATTNEFLAYFGLDTIADLPALSDAESLAALFSGVKGSDVNSDDAEDVPETTEESTNE; encoded by the coding sequence CTGCAAATCAATCCTGAACAACTTAAGCAGCTCATTGAAGCCAGCTTATTTGTGATGGCGAAAACGGTCTCAATAAAGCAGTTGAGTGAAAGCGTTTTAGTTGAATTTAACGTTTCACGCAGCAGGATTAAGACGGCATTAGAAGAGTTGCAGCAAGATTATCAAGGCAGAGGGGTCGAGTTAGTTAAGGTGGCTGGTGGTTATCGCTTTCAGTCTATTGAAACTTTAAGTCCTTATTTACAAAGCCTGTGGCAAGAAAAGGCGCCAAGATATTCCAGAGCGACATTGGAGACATTGGCAGTTATAGCCTATCGTCAACCCGTGACTCGGGGTGATATCGAGTTTGTCCGTGGTGTGGCGGTTGGTAGTCACATCATAAAGAGTTTATCCGATAGACATTGGATTAAAATCGTAGGCCATAAAGAGGTGCCGGGACGGCCCGCTCTGTATGCGACTACAAATGAATTTTTAGCCTATTTTGGCTTAGATACGATAGCGGATCTTCCTGCTTTATCCGATGCTGAGTCATTAGCGGCACTATTTTCTGGCGTAAAGGGTTCAGATGTGAACTCTGACGATGCAGAAGATGTGCCCGAAACTACAGAAGAGTCAACTAATGAGTGA
- a CDS encoding anthranilate synthase component 1 — protein MAYDTLARVSTVKERITYHDDPLNLYQHLTQNAPHTMLLESAEIDSKDHLKSIVMTHAAMMIRCEGYSLTFTALNANGQSLLLPIKAHFKLDNAILSNDTLTLRLTKNPELLDEDARLKSTSPLDGLRALIQHIDTGNNSAFESLFLGGVLAYDLIDTVEPLPQVPDSDNSCPDYLFYLAETLILVDHQQQQADIITHNFCDQLAVSETLATRMSKLKQACQQLHPIEALTPIDAQTQVNISDDAFKSIVNDLKRHIVAGDIFQVVPSRSFSLPCPNTLGAYRALRLTNPSPYMFYFRGDDFTLFGASPESALKYEASTNQVEIYPIAGTRKRGKTNDGQIDFDLDSRIELELRLDKKELSEHLMLVDLARNDVARISQSGSRKVPELLKVDRYSHVMHLVSRVTGQLREDLDALHAYQACMNMGTLTGAPKVSAAQLIRGAEKARRGSYGGAVGYVNGLGDMDTCIVIRSAFVKNGVAHIQAGAGVVYDSDPQAEADETRQKAQAVISAIKMGGGL, from the coding sequence ATGGCGTATGACACTCTGGCAAGAGTCAGCACAGTGAAGGAGCGGATCACCTACCATGATGATCCCCTTAATTTGTATCAACACCTGACTCAAAATGCGCCGCACACTATGCTGTTAGAATCGGCAGAGATAGACAGCAAAGATCACCTAAAAAGCATAGTCATGACCCACGCAGCAATGATGATCCGCTGCGAAGGATACAGCCTGACGTTTACCGCATTAAATGCCAATGGTCAGTCACTGCTATTACCTATCAAGGCCCATTTTAAGCTTGATAATGCCATCTTATCTAACGATACACTGACATTACGCCTAACCAAGAATCCTGAGTTACTCGATGAAGATGCAAGACTAAAATCGACATCACCACTAGATGGCCTTAGAGCCTTAATTCAGCATATCGATACCGGTAACAACAGCGCATTTGAATCACTGTTTTTAGGTGGCGTACTAGCCTACGACCTAATTGACACCGTAGAGCCATTACCCCAAGTGCCAGATAGTGATAATAGCTGCCCAGATTATCTGTTCTATCTAGCCGAAACCCTGATTTTGGTCGACCATCAACAGCAACAAGCCGATATCATCACTCACAATTTTTGCGACCAATTAGCGGTATCAGAGACGCTGGCGACGCGGATGAGTAAACTGAAACAAGCCTGCCAACAGTTACACCCGATTGAAGCATTAACGCCTATCGATGCACAGACCCAAGTCAATATCAGTGACGATGCATTTAAATCGATTGTAAATGATCTCAAGCGCCATATCGTTGCTGGTGATATTTTTCAGGTGGTGCCTTCTCGCAGCTTTAGCTTGCCCTGCCCCAACACGTTAGGCGCCTATCGCGCCCTGCGTTTGACTAATCCTAGCCCCTATATGTTCTATTTTAGAGGTGATGACTTTACCCTATTTGGCGCATCGCCAGAGAGCGCGCTTAAATATGAGGCCTCAACCAATCAAGTGGAGATCTATCCCATTGCGGGTACCCGCAAACGCGGCAAAACCAATGATGGTCAGATAGATTTCGATCTCGACAGCCGCATTGAGCTAGAGCTTAGGCTAGATAAGAAAGAGCTTTCGGAGCACCTAATGCTCGTCGATCTCGCTCGTAACGATGTCGCCCGCATAAGCCAAAGTGGTAGCCGCAAAGTACCAGAGTTACTCAAAGTCGATCGCTACTCCCATGTGATGCATTTAGTCAGCCGAGTGACGGGGCAATTACGTGAAGATTTAGATGCACTTCACGCTTATCAGGCTTGCATGAATATGGGCACCTTAACCGGCGCACCTAAAGTAAGTGCGGCACAACTTATCCGCGGCGCAGAGAAAGCCAGGCGCGGCAGCTACGGCGGCGCAGTGGGTTATGTTAATGGCCTAGGCGATATGGATACCTGTATTGTGATCCGCTCTGCATTTGTCAAAAATGGGGTTGCCCATATTCAAGCGGGCGCGGGAGTGGTATATGACTCAGATCCTCAAGCCGAAGCCGATGAAACCCGTCAAAAAGCCCAAGCCGTTATTTCAGCCATTAAGATGGGAGGTGGGCTATGA